Proteins encoded together in one Desulfovibrio sp. Huiquan2017 window:
- a CDS encoding (2Fe-2S)-binding protein: protein MFKKVSESKGKTITIYFEGQPLEVEEGMTVAAAVLGPSHGWTRTSHGGQKRGPYCQMGVCHECLMTIDGVPNQQACLTAVVEGMQVFRQNGVPDFHKENSHE from the coding sequence ATGTTTAAGAAAGTCAGTGAGTCCAAGGGAAAAACCATCACAATATACTTCGAAGGGCAGCCCCTTGAAGTCGAAGAGGGAATGACCGTGGCGGCTGCGGTCCTGGGCCCCTCCCACGGCTGGACCCGCACTTCCCACGGCGGGCAAAAACGCGGCCCCTACTGTCAGATGGGCGTGTGCCATGAATGCCTCATGACGATAGACGGCGTTCCCAATCAACAGGCCTGCCTGACGGCCGTTGTCGAAGGCATGCAGGTCTTCCGCCAGAACGGCGTGCCCGATTTCCACAAGGAGAACAGCCATGAGTAA
- the rsgA gene encoding ribosome small subunit-dependent GTPase A — protein sequence MKRQTFSTNQDELTDNLRRLGWSERFDRLAADENLDMSRMARVLSAQRDRFPVSDGRAQWLCTPSGRMRRPLGQDYPVTGDWVLVDETVIQRVLPRRNTLCRGEAGSRGRQEGASRREQPLAANIDTVFIVCGLDRDYNLRRIERYLALVYNCAMAPVIVLTKADLHESPATCRDEVENTALGVPVILTSTQGGLGVEALHAFLGAGQTVSMIGSSGAGKSSLANMLHGSDIQATAAVSQSVGKGCHTTTSREFIAMPRGGLLLDNPGIREIALSKDGDGLDATFADIRELADHCRFADCSHRHEPGCAVILAVDTGELSPARLENYRKMQREMSYVRARTEKSADCVEKERWKDVTMEIKRMNRRKQR from the coding sequence ATGAAGAGACAGACCTTTTCCACGAATCAGGACGAACTGACAGACAACCTCCGCCGACTCGGCTGGAGCGAACGCTTCGACCGCCTGGCGGCCGACGAAAACCTCGACATGAGCCGCATGGCCCGGGTCCTCAGCGCGCAGCGGGACCGTTTTCCGGTCTCCGACGGGCGCGCGCAATGGCTCTGCACCCCGTCCGGCAGGATGCGCCGCCCCCTGGGGCAGGACTATCCGGTCACCGGAGACTGGGTGCTCGTGGACGAAACCGTGATCCAACGCGTCCTCCCGCGCCGGAACACACTGTGCCGGGGCGAGGCGGGCTCACGCGGAAGGCAGGAGGGCGCGTCCCGGCGCGAACAGCCATTGGCCGCGAACATCGACACGGTGTTCATCGTTTGCGGCCTGGACCGTGACTACAACCTGCGCCGGATCGAGCGCTACCTGGCCCTGGTCTATAATTGCGCCATGGCCCCGGTGATTGTCCTGACCAAGGCGGACCTCCACGAATCTCCGGCGACATGCCGGGACGAGGTGGAGAACACCGCGCTCGGCGTCCCGGTGATCCTCACCTCCACACAGGGCGGGCTCGGCGTCGAAGCGCTCCACGCCTTCCTCGGGGCCGGGCAAACCGTCTCCATGATCGGCTCGTCCGGAGCGGGAAAATCCTCGCTGGCGAACATGTTGCACGGCAGCGATATCCAGGCCACGGCGGCCGTGAGCCAAAGCGTGGGCAAGGGTTGCCACACCACGACGTCCCGCGAGTTCATCGCCATGCCCCGGGGCGGCCTGCTCCTGGACAACCCGGGCATCCGCGAAATAGCCTTGTCCAAAGACGGCGATGGCCTGGACGCGACCTTTGCCGACATCCGTGAACTGGCCGATCACTGCCGCTTCGCTGACTGCTCGCACCGGCACGAACCCGGCTGTGCGGTGATCCTCGCCGTGGACACCGGCGAACTCTCCCCGGCCCGCCTGGAGAACTACCGCAAAATGCAACGGGAAATGAGCTACGTCCGGGCCCGCACCGAAAAAAGCGCGGACTGCGTCGAAAAAGAGCGCTGGAAAGACGTAACCATGGAAATCAAGCGCATGAACCGGCGCAAGCAGCGATGA
- a CDS encoding sulfite exporter TauE/SafE family protein, with protein MVRILTGLLVLLGAYFLFVFLKDYRANRHVKSTATVGAVAPIGFLTMFGDTLGIGNFAPATALLRFFKQIEDQKIPGTLNVFTSLPEVFSGCILITTIDVDPVTLISMLVSSSVGAYFGASIISHFSVQKVRLTMGVALLVTAVVMFLGMMGWMPSGGEATGLTGINLVIAVVGNFILGILMTAGIGLYAPCMALIYFLGMSPRAAFPIMMGSCAFLMPIASLKFIKEGALDRKVALIYMMAGIPGVLVAAFLVKSLPLFVLKWVVIGVILYTAASMIYSMFKDWRQNAPAADAIPESNTP; from the coding sequence ATGGTTCGAATTCTCACCGGGTTACTCGTGCTTCTTGGTGCATATTTCCTGTTTGTCTTTTTGAAGGACTATCGTGCGAATCGTCACGTGAAAAGTACAGCAACCGTCGGCGCGGTCGCTCCCATCGGGTTTTTGACGATGTTCGGGGATACGCTCGGGATAGGCAACTTCGCCCCCGCCACGGCCCTGCTGCGGTTCTTCAAGCAAATCGAGGACCAGAAGATTCCGGGAACGCTGAATGTGTTCACTTCCCTTCCGGAAGTGTTTTCCGGCTGTATTCTGATCACGACCATCGACGTGGACCCCGTGACGCTGATCAGCATGTTGGTTTCCAGCTCTGTGGGCGCGTATTTCGGCGCCTCCATCATCTCGCACTTTTCCGTGCAGAAGGTCCGCCTGACCATGGGTGTTGCCCTGCTCGTCACCGCCGTGGTGATGTTCCTGGGCATGATGGGCTGGATGCCGAGCGGCGGCGAAGCCACCGGACTGACCGGGATAAACCTGGTTATCGCCGTCGTGGGCAATTTCATCCTGGGCATTCTGATGACGGCGGGCATCGGCCTGTACGCGCCATGTATGGCGCTCATCTACTTCCTGGGCATGTCCCCCCGGGCGGCCTTCCCCATCATGATGGGCTCCTGCGCGTTTCTCATGCCCATTGCTTCGCTGAAATTCATCAAGGAAGGCGCGCTCGACCGCAAGGTTGCCCTGATCTACATGATGGCCGGCATTCCCGGTGTGCTCGTCGCCGCATTCCTGGTCAAGTCTCTGCCCCTGTTCGTACTGAAATGGGTAGTCATCGGCGTGATTCTCTACACTGCCGCCTCCATGATCTACAGCATGTTCAAGGACTGGCGCCAGAACGCCCCGGCCGCCGATGCCATTCCGGAAAGCAACACACCGTAA
- a CDS encoding FAD-dependent oxidoreductase, producing MSKVWDVIIVGAGPAGMSAAIETAGHGLSTLVVDRQTEPGGQIYRSVGSSPMSGKLGSDYADGLPLVKRFLQCGAQFEAGANVWDIAPDRVYYSQQGKSQFVRARQVLLATGAMERPVPLPGWTLPGVMGSGASDVLLKSAGLLPEGPVVLCGNGPLILQAAVHLSHFKVPVAGVLLTGRLGNAMRAMKHASGILARPGYFLHGMNMAAKTFLGQKCVLGAQDVSIRESGQGLSVSFATRSGKRKSLAASTVLLHEGVVSESRITRLARLRHAWDQTQRYWHVDADMWGQTSAPGLRTAGDTVTVRGALAARAEGSLVGLDICRELGRLPLAERDREARPFLRTIRRCKALQPFLDEYFAPTPAMLQPHPDAIVCRCEELTARDLSEAIRGGCYSPDGLKAQARPGMGTCQGRVCGQAVVEMIADAQGMPLENLPLYTAQPPLFPLRLGELIEMPSPSDLL from the coding sequence ATGAGTAAGGTTTGGGATGTGATCATCGTCGGTGCGGGGCCTGCGGGCATGTCCGCCGCCATCGAGACCGCCGGGCACGGGCTGTCCACCCTGGTGGTGGACCGGCAGACCGAACCGGGAGGGCAGATCTACCGCAGCGTCGGTTCCTCTCCCATGTCCGGCAAGCTGGGCAGCGACTATGCCGACGGCCTTCCGCTCGTAAAGCGCTTTCTTCAATGCGGCGCACAATTCGAAGCCGGGGCCAACGTCTGGGATATCGCTCCGGACCGGGTGTACTACAGCCAACAGGGCAAGAGCCAATTCGTCCGGGCGCGTCAGGTACTGCTGGCCACCGGCGCCATGGAACGCCCCGTCCCCCTGCCCGGCTGGACCCTGCCCGGCGTCATGGGGTCCGGTGCTTCGGACGTGCTGCTGAAATCGGCAGGCCTCCTGCCCGAAGGTCCGGTGGTCTTGTGCGGCAACGGCCCGCTGATCCTTCAGGCGGCCGTGCACTTGAGCCACTTCAAGGTCCCCGTGGCCGGCGTCCTGCTGACGGGCAGGCTCGGGAACGCCATGCGCGCCATGAAGCATGCGTCCGGGATACTGGCCCGTCCGGGGTATTTCCTCCATGGAATGAACATGGCGGCCAAGACTTTCCTCGGGCAAAAGTGCGTGTTGGGCGCGCAGGACGTGTCCATCCGCGAAAGCGGGCAGGGTCTGAGCGTGAGCTTCGCCACCCGCAGCGGCAAACGCAAAAGCCTGGCCGCCTCCACGGTGCTGCTCCACGAGGGGGTTGTCTCCGAAAGTCGCATCACCCGCCTGGCGCGGCTGCGCCACGCCTGGGACCAGACGCAGCGCTATTGGCACGTGGATGCGGACATGTGGGGCCAGACCTCCGCGCCGGGCCTGCGCACGGCCGGTGACACCGTCACTGTCCGCGGAGCGCTGGCGGCCCGTGCCGAAGGCAGCCTTGTCGGCTTGGATATCTGCCGCGAACTCGGCCGCCTGCCCCTGGCGGAACGCGACAGGGAGGCTCGGCCCTTCCTGCGGACCATCAGGCGCTGCAAGGCTTTACAGCCTTTCCTGGACGAATACTTCGCCCCCACACCCGCCATGCTGCAACCGCACCCGGACGCCATCGTCTGCCGATGCGAAGAACTGACGGCCAGGGACCTGAGCGAAGCAATTCGCGGTGGCTGCTATTCGCCCGACGGCCTGAAGGCCCAGGCCCGGCCGGGCATGGGCACCTGCCAGGGGCGCGTCTGCGGCCAGGCCGTTGTCGAGATGATCGCCGACGCCCAGGGGATGCCGCTGGAGAATCTGCCGCTGTACACAGCGCAACCACCTCTCTTCCCGCTCCGTTTGGGGGAGCTCATCGAGATGCCCAGCCCGTCCGACCTGCTGTAG
- a CDS encoding FAD-dependent oxidoreductase: protein MSSKRTAGAVVIGGGAVGTAVACYLAMGGVDVTLVERGEFAWGTSRRCEGHVVTYDTPPGDYSVFCKTGQNLFYEAQKFLPVDFEFTPEGIGLLVDDESHLETVKENYEGKKKEGYDVTLWDRDELRHREPNIGDKVLACLNFNNDCTLNPMRLCFGLAKHAEANGATILSRTQVTSLRTENGRVSGVETDKGFIATKNVILASGVWTPQLGAMLGVNIPIRPRQGHILVTERVKGLLSKAYVEYGYLLTKHGLKRENVTPDMDKFGVAFVIEPSSAGTVLVGSSRRFVGMDIRPHPAVMRAVAERGNHFFPTLSDMRLLRCYAGVRPATSDELPIISTTHVPGLFVGAGHEGLGISLSLITGKIMSELVRGETPFIDTSYMSIDRFGFNPPALPVGETSA, encoded by the coding sequence ATGAGCAGCAAACGAACAGCCGGAGCCGTCGTCATCGGTGGCGGGGCCGTTGGAACGGCTGTCGCCTGTTACCTCGCCATGGGCGGGGTGGACGTGACGTTGGTGGAACGCGGCGAATTCGCCTGGGGCACCAGCCGTCGATGCGAAGGGCACGTGGTCACCTATGACACGCCTCCCGGCGACTACAGCGTATTCTGCAAAACAGGGCAGAACCTGTTTTACGAGGCCCAGAAATTCCTGCCGGTGGATTTCGAATTCACCCCCGAGGGCATCGGCCTGTTGGTGGACGATGAAAGCCACCTCGAAACGGTCAAGGAAAACTACGAAGGCAAAAAGAAAGAGGGATACGACGTCACCCTTTGGGACCGGGACGAGTTGCGCCACCGCGAACCCAATATCGGCGACAAGGTCCTCGCCTGCCTGAACTTCAACAACGACTGTACCCTGAATCCCATGCGCCTCTGCTTTGGCCTGGCCAAACACGCCGAGGCCAACGGCGCGACCATCCTGTCCCGCACGCAGGTCACGAGCCTGCGCACGGAGAATGGCCGGGTTAGCGGCGTTGAGACCGACAAGGGCTTTATCGCCACCAAAAACGTCATCCTCGCCTCCGGCGTGTGGACCCCGCAACTGGGGGCCATGCTGGGCGTGAACATCCCCATCCGCCCGCGCCAGGGCCACATCCTGGTCACCGAGCGGGTCAAGGGCCTGCTGAGCAAGGCATACGTGGAATACGGCTACCTGCTGACCAAGCACGGCCTGAAGCGTGAAAACGTGACTCCCGACATGGACAAATTCGGTGTGGCCTTCGTCATCGAGCCGTCCTCGGCGGGTACGGTGCTGGTCGGCAGCAGCCGCCGCTTCGTGGGTATGGACATCCGCCCCCATCCCGCGGTCATGCGGGCCGTGGCCGAGCGCGGAAATCACTTCTTCCCGACCCTGTCGGACATGCGTCTCCTGCGTTGTTACGCCGGTGTGCGCCCCGCGACTTCGGATGAATTGCCCATCATTTCCACAACCCATGTCCCGGGCCTGTTCGTCGGGGCAGGCCATGAGGGCCTCGGCATCAGCCTCTCGCTGATCACGGGCAAGATCATGTCGGAACTCGTTCGCGGCGAAACGCCGTTCATCGACACCAGCTACATGAGCATTGATCGTTTTGGCTTCAACCCTCCGGCGTTGCCCGTCGGGGAAACGTCGGCGTAG
- a CDS encoding proline racemase family protein: MEVFSMKSNRHIFTVESHTMGESLRLIVGGFPKVKGSSMPEKKAYFMEHYDDLHRALILEPRGHCNMYGAVLTSPCNPDADFGVIFMHGNGYHNMCGHGTIATNTIMVETGMIEVQEPNTSVKMETPAGLVSVNVNVEGGKAKSVSFENVPAFLYRKDAEVDVPGYGKLTMDISFGGSFFAIIDSKKLGLEICTENASKLTDAGMAILRAANEQIEIIHPELPHITTIDLCEIYGPAKSPDTDMQNITIFDGQIDRSPCGTGTCAKVATLWARGELALDEPFVYESVINTKFIGKAKRETTVGPYKAIIPEITGSAYITGYGQYVIDEDDPVKYGFSLQ; this comes from the coding sequence ATGGAGGTTTTTTCCATGAAATCAAATCGTCATATATTCACAGTCGAGTCCCACACGATGGGAGAATCCTTGCGGCTGATCGTCGGCGGATTCCCGAAAGTGAAAGGGAGCAGCATGCCGGAAAAAAAGGCATACTTCATGGAGCATTATGATGATCTGCATCGGGCTCTGATCTTGGAGCCGCGAGGGCACTGCAACATGTATGGCGCGGTCTTGACCTCGCCGTGTAATCCCGACGCCGATTTCGGCGTGATATTCATGCACGGGAACGGCTATCACAACATGTGCGGCCACGGCACCATCGCCACCAACACCATCATGGTCGAAACCGGCATGATCGAAGTCCAGGAACCGAATACGTCCGTGAAGATGGAGACCCCGGCCGGTCTGGTCAGCGTGAACGTGAACGTTGAAGGCGGAAAGGCCAAAAGCGTGTCGTTCGAGAATGTTCCAGCCTTTCTGTACCGCAAGGATGCCGAAGTCGATGTTCCCGGCTATGGGAAATTGACGATGGACATCTCTTTCGGCGGAAGCTTCTTCGCCATCATCGACTCCAAAAAGCTGGGGCTCGAAATCTGCACCGAGAATGCGTCCAAGCTGACCGATGCGGGCATGGCCATTCTCCGGGCCGCGAATGAGCAGATCGAGATCATCCACCCGGAGCTGCCGCACATCACCACCATCGATTTGTGCGAGATCTACGGCCCGGCCAAATCGCCGGACACCGACATGCAGAACATCACCATCTTCGACGGCCAAATCGACCGCTCTCCTTGCGGCACCGGGACTTGCGCGAAGGTCGCGACATTGTGGGCCAGAGGCGAGCTGGCCTTGGACGAACCCTTTGTCTATGAAAGCGTCATAAACACCAAATTCATCGGCAAAGCCAAGCGGGAGACGACCGTCGGGCCGTACAAGGCCATCATCCCGGAGATCACCGGCAGCGCGTATATCACGGGCTACGGGCAATATGTGATAGATGAAGACGATCCGGTAAAATACGGATTTTCCTTGCAATAG